A single window of Alosa alosa isolate M-15738 ecotype Scorff River chromosome 11, AALO_Geno_1.1, whole genome shotgun sequence DNA harbors:
- the tsnaxip1 gene encoding translin-associated factor X-interacting protein 1 isoform X2, translating into MSIPVETRLPPLILSKRQRSPTMHSHDYGRDYVPIQQSNAHGYLTVLRKLRDGGANGFLSTWPAHVTSQTVHPRHRSFNTKDIKNHGSEKCFGRCSDEFSGQVGKPRFLMQLEDYLKRELQTLDLQQPKVQERRLQTYREVFDCFIEDFKTYKPLLTAIKNEYEATLAYMRDQIRELEPLRTQLVLVSEQCERRILALREEERAEMKAMKENKKRLHRIIEDMREKQSALEAQVCRLQKDLAAQYLAYRDEYDARKLLIANISSMSYATEEEADDDMQVAESEDPVKLKLALKVCREDLTKAQVELNRLRAEYGDVVPRRDWESLDRCHQENVQKLETLQTDFDQMKTEYNTLLEVHKQVLLERDSFQAELEVFQGSSTPRPDWECCADILGGSERWKEHFECQSSQQRLMVLLENLAEKASKEFFQGRGTGSDVPVFLHYEGQLKNVRLKKADVVRIIKEVMKEKDAADEELGMCSDLPEFLHKYLERQHGDHAGDWAYSLMETIHRHLKDELISLFNDILSGEVDESLYHGQIHLVTHLLKMLVQSDTAESGILSVSEFREALRKAFPLKNENDLGELVNTAQAELDNAEGSLVYQKLFIEDSDGKNRGFLSLLKKQATAERHHYINQLKTQLEGKREVDVAELRTGFKAIDPSIDSKALDNHVCFAFMAKIENLNQAQPIDTEIALQRLLAADVNRVGPPPSHLN; encoded by the exons ATGTCGATTCCAGTGGAAACAAGATTACCACCGTTAATCTTGTCAAAAAGGCAAAG ATCTCCAACAATGCATTCACATGATTATGGAAGGGACTATGTGCCAATACAGCAGAGCAATGCCCATGGATACCTGACTGTGCTCAGAAAACTGCGA GATGGCGGCGCCAATGGCTTCCTGTCCACCTGGCCAGCTCATGTGACTTCACAAACTGTCCATCCAAGACACAGAAGTTTCAACACAAAAGATATCAAGAATCATGG TTCTGAAAAATGCTTTGGCAGATGCAGTGATGAGTTCAGTGGACAAGTGGGGAAGCCACGATTTCTCATGCAATTGGAAGATTATTTGAAGAGAGAACTGCAGACTTTGGATTTGCAACAGCCAAAAGTCCAGGAGAGAAGACTCCAG ACTTATCGGGAAGTGTTCGACTGTTTCATTGAGGACTTCAAAACATACAAGCCATTGTTGACAGCCataaaaaatgaatatgaaGCCACTCTGG CATACATGCGAGACCAAATCCGCGAGCTTGAGCCCCTGAGGACTCAACTGGTGCTGGTATCGGAGCAGTGTGAGAGGCGCATCTTGGCtctgagggaagaggagagggctgAGATGAAGGCAATGAAAGAGAACAAGAAGCGTCTGCACAGGATCATTGAGGacatgagagagaaacagagtgctCTGGAGGCCCAG GTGTGTCGCCTACAAAAGGATCTGGCTGCCCAGTATCTGGCATACAGAGACGAATATGATGCTCGCAAACTGCTTATAGCTAACATCAGCAGTATGAGTTATGCTACAGAGGAGGAGGCAGATGATGACATGCAGG TGGCAGAGTCTGAAGATCCAGTAAAGCTGAAATTAGCACTAAAAGTGTGCAGAGAGGATCTGACCAAAGCCCAGGTGGAGCTGAACCGCTTACGTGCTGAATATGGAGATGTTGTCCCACGCAGGGACTGGGAAAGTCTGGATCGGTGTCATCAGGAGAATGTTCAGAAG CTTGAGACCCTGCAAACAGACTTTGATCAAATGAAGACTGAATATAACACACTGCTGGAAGTGCATAAACAGGTCTTATTAGAAAGAGACAGTTTCCAAGCAGAACTTGAGGTTTTCCAAGGATCATCCACCCCAAGGCCTGACTGGGAATGCTGTGCAG ATATACTTGGGGGAAGCGAACGCTGGAAAGAACACTTTGAATGCCAATCTAGCCAGCAGCGACTCATGGTTTTACTAGAGAATCTTGCAGAAAAGGCCTCTAAAGAATTCTTTCAAGGACGG GGCACTGGAAGCGATGTACCTGTTTTCCTGCACTACGAGGGTCAGTTAAAGAACGTCCGACTGAAGAAAGCTGATGTTGTGAGGATCATTAAAGAGGtcatgaaagagaaagatgcTGCAGATGAGGAG CTAGGAATGTGCAGTGATCTTCCAGAGTTTCTGCATAAGTATTTGGAAAGACAGCATGGGGATCATGCTGGAGACTGGGCATATAGCTTGATGGAGACCATTCATCGTCACCTAAAGGATGAACTTATCAGTCTCTTCAATGACATTCTCTCAGGAGAG GTGGATGAGAGTCTGTACCATGGACAGATTCACCTGGTTACTCATTTACTGAAGATGCTGGTTCAAAGTGACACAGCTGAGAGTGGGATACTCTCTGTTTCTGAATTTAG AGAAGCCTTGAGGAAAGCATTTCCCCTGAAGAATGAAAACGACCTAGGCGAGCTGGTGAATACTGCTCAAGCTGAACTTGACAACGCTGAAGGAAGCCTTGTTTATCAGAAACTTTTCATTGAG GATTCAGATGGGAAGAACAGGGGCTTTCTGAGCCTGTTGAAAAAGCAGGCCACTGCTGAGAGACACCACTACATAAACCAACTAAAGACACAGCTGGAAGGAAAAcg AGAGGTGGATGTGGCAGAACTGAGGACAGGTTTCAAAGCGATTGATCCATCAATTGATTCTAAAGCACTGGATAATCACGTGTGCTTTGCGTTTATGGCGAAAATAGAGAACCTGAACCAAGCACAGCCTATTGACACCGAGATTGCCCTGCAGCGCCTCTTAGCGGCTGATGTGAACAGAGTTGGTCCTCCACCTTCACACTTAAATTAA
- the tsnaxip1 gene encoding translin-associated factor X-interacting protein 1 isoform X1, giving the protein MSIPVETRLPPLILSKRQRSPTMHSHDYGRDYVPIQQSNAHGYLTVLRKLRDGGANGFLSTWPAHVTSQTVHPRHRSFNTKDIKNHGSEKCFGRCSDEFSGQVGKPRFLMQLEDYLKRELQTLDLQQPKVQERRLQTYREVFDCFIEDFKTYKPLLTAIKNEYEATLAYMRDQIRELEPLRTQLVLVSEQCERRILALREEERAEMKAMKENKKRLHRIIEDMREKQSALEAQVCRLQKDLAAQYLAYRDEYDARKLLIANISSMSYATEEEADDDMQAVAESEDPVKLKLALKVCREDLTKAQVELNRLRAEYGDVVPRRDWESLDRCHQENVQKLETLQTDFDQMKTEYNTLLEVHKQVLLERDSFQAELEVFQGSSTPRPDWECCADILGGSERWKEHFECQSSQQRLMVLLENLAEKASKEFFQGRGTGSDVPVFLHYEGQLKNVRLKKADVVRIIKEVMKEKDAADEELGMCSDLPEFLHKYLERQHGDHAGDWAYSLMETIHRHLKDELISLFNDILSGEVDESLYHGQIHLVTHLLKMLVQSDTAESGILSVSEFREALRKAFPLKNENDLGELVNTAQAELDNAEGSLVYQKLFIEDSDGKNRGFLSLLKKQATAERHHYINQLKTQLEGKREVDVAELRTGFKAIDPSIDSKALDNHVCFAFMAKIENLNQAQPIDTEIALQRLLAADVNRVGPPPSHLN; this is encoded by the exons ATGTCGATTCCAGTGGAAACAAGATTACCACCGTTAATCTTGTCAAAAAGGCAAAG ATCTCCAACAATGCATTCACATGATTATGGAAGGGACTATGTGCCAATACAGCAGAGCAATGCCCATGGATACCTGACTGTGCTCAGAAAACTGCGA GATGGCGGCGCCAATGGCTTCCTGTCCACCTGGCCAGCTCATGTGACTTCACAAACTGTCCATCCAAGACACAGAAGTTTCAACACAAAAGATATCAAGAATCATGG TTCTGAAAAATGCTTTGGCAGATGCAGTGATGAGTTCAGTGGACAAGTGGGGAAGCCACGATTTCTCATGCAATTGGAAGATTATTTGAAGAGAGAACTGCAGACTTTGGATTTGCAACAGCCAAAAGTCCAGGAGAGAAGACTCCAG ACTTATCGGGAAGTGTTCGACTGTTTCATTGAGGACTTCAAAACATACAAGCCATTGTTGACAGCCataaaaaatgaatatgaaGCCACTCTGG CATACATGCGAGACCAAATCCGCGAGCTTGAGCCCCTGAGGACTCAACTGGTGCTGGTATCGGAGCAGTGTGAGAGGCGCATCTTGGCtctgagggaagaggagagggctgAGATGAAGGCAATGAAAGAGAACAAGAAGCGTCTGCACAGGATCATTGAGGacatgagagagaaacagagtgctCTGGAGGCCCAG GTGTGTCGCCTACAAAAGGATCTGGCTGCCCAGTATCTGGCATACAGAGACGAATATGATGCTCGCAAACTGCTTATAGCTAACATCAGCAGTATGAGTTATGCTACAGAGGAGGAGGCAGATGATGACATGCAGG CAGTGGCAGAGTCTGAAGATCCAGTAAAGCTGAAATTAGCACTAAAAGTGTGCAGAGAGGATCTGACCAAAGCCCAGGTGGAGCTGAACCGCTTACGTGCTGAATATGGAGATGTTGTCCCACGCAGGGACTGGGAAAGTCTGGATCGGTGTCATCAGGAGAATGTTCAGAAG CTTGAGACCCTGCAAACAGACTTTGATCAAATGAAGACTGAATATAACACACTGCTGGAAGTGCATAAACAGGTCTTATTAGAAAGAGACAGTTTCCAAGCAGAACTTGAGGTTTTCCAAGGATCATCCACCCCAAGGCCTGACTGGGAATGCTGTGCAG ATATACTTGGGGGAAGCGAACGCTGGAAAGAACACTTTGAATGCCAATCTAGCCAGCAGCGACTCATGGTTTTACTAGAGAATCTTGCAGAAAAGGCCTCTAAAGAATTCTTTCAAGGACGG GGCACTGGAAGCGATGTACCTGTTTTCCTGCACTACGAGGGTCAGTTAAAGAACGTCCGACTGAAGAAAGCTGATGTTGTGAGGATCATTAAAGAGGtcatgaaagagaaagatgcTGCAGATGAGGAG CTAGGAATGTGCAGTGATCTTCCAGAGTTTCTGCATAAGTATTTGGAAAGACAGCATGGGGATCATGCTGGAGACTGGGCATATAGCTTGATGGAGACCATTCATCGTCACCTAAAGGATGAACTTATCAGTCTCTTCAATGACATTCTCTCAGGAGAG GTGGATGAGAGTCTGTACCATGGACAGATTCACCTGGTTACTCATTTACTGAAGATGCTGGTTCAAAGTGACACAGCTGAGAGTGGGATACTCTCTGTTTCTGAATTTAG AGAAGCCTTGAGGAAAGCATTTCCCCTGAAGAATGAAAACGACCTAGGCGAGCTGGTGAATACTGCTCAAGCTGAACTTGACAACGCTGAAGGAAGCCTTGTTTATCAGAAACTTTTCATTGAG GATTCAGATGGGAAGAACAGGGGCTTTCTGAGCCTGTTGAAAAAGCAGGCCACTGCTGAGAGACACCACTACATAAACCAACTAAAGACACAGCTGGAAGGAAAAcg AGAGGTGGATGTGGCAGAACTGAGGACAGGTTTCAAAGCGATTGATCCATCAATTGATTCTAAAGCACTGGATAATCACGTGTGCTTTGCGTTTATGGCGAAAATAGAGAACCTGAACCAAGCACAGCCTATTGACACCGAGATTGCCCTGCAGCGCCTCTTAGCGGCTGATGTGAACAGAGTTGGTCCTCCACCTTCACACTTAAATTAA
- the tsnaxip1 gene encoding translin-associated factor X-interacting protein 1 isoform X3 encodes MSIPVETRLPPLILSKRQRSPTMHSHDYGRDYVPIQQSNAHGYLTVLRKLRDGGANGFLSTWPAHVTSQTVHPRHRSFNTKDIKNHGCSDEFSGQVGKPRFLMQLEDYLKRELQTLDLQQPKVQERRLQTYREVFDCFIEDFKTYKPLLTAIKNEYEATLAYMRDQIRELEPLRTQLVLVSEQCERRILALREEERAEMKAMKENKKRLHRIIEDMREKQSALEAQVCRLQKDLAAQYLAYRDEYDARKLLIANISSMSYATEEEADDDMQAVAESEDPVKLKLALKVCREDLTKAQVELNRLRAEYGDVVPRRDWESLDRCHQENVQKLETLQTDFDQMKTEYNTLLEVHKQVLLERDSFQAELEVFQGSSTPRPDWECCADILGGSERWKEHFECQSSQQRLMVLLENLAEKASKEFFQGRGTGSDVPVFLHYEGQLKNVRLKKADVVRIIKEVMKEKDAADEELGMCSDLPEFLHKYLERQHGDHAGDWAYSLMETIHRHLKDELISLFNDILSGEVDESLYHGQIHLVTHLLKMLVQSDTAESGILSVSEFREALRKAFPLKNENDLGELVNTAQAELDNAEGSLVYQKLFIEDSDGKNRGFLSLLKKQATAERHHYINQLKTQLEGKREVDVAELRTGFKAIDPSIDSKALDNHVCFAFMAKIENLNQAQPIDTEIALQRLLAADVNRVGPPPSHLN; translated from the exons ATGTCGATTCCAGTGGAAACAAGATTACCACCGTTAATCTTGTCAAAAAGGCAAAG ATCTCCAACAATGCATTCACATGATTATGGAAGGGACTATGTGCCAATACAGCAGAGCAATGCCCATGGATACCTGACTGTGCTCAGAAAACTGCGA GATGGCGGCGCCAATGGCTTCCTGTCCACCTGGCCAGCTCATGTGACTTCACAAACTGTCCATCCAAGACACAGAAGTTTCAACACAAAAGATATCAAGAATCATGG ATGCAGTGATGAGTTCAGTGGACAAGTGGGGAAGCCACGATTTCTCATGCAATTGGAAGATTATTTGAAGAGAGAACTGCAGACTTTGGATTTGCAACAGCCAAAAGTCCAGGAGAGAAGACTCCAG ACTTATCGGGAAGTGTTCGACTGTTTCATTGAGGACTTCAAAACATACAAGCCATTGTTGACAGCCataaaaaatgaatatgaaGCCACTCTGG CATACATGCGAGACCAAATCCGCGAGCTTGAGCCCCTGAGGACTCAACTGGTGCTGGTATCGGAGCAGTGTGAGAGGCGCATCTTGGCtctgagggaagaggagagggctgAGATGAAGGCAATGAAAGAGAACAAGAAGCGTCTGCACAGGATCATTGAGGacatgagagagaaacagagtgctCTGGAGGCCCAG GTGTGTCGCCTACAAAAGGATCTGGCTGCCCAGTATCTGGCATACAGAGACGAATATGATGCTCGCAAACTGCTTATAGCTAACATCAGCAGTATGAGTTATGCTACAGAGGAGGAGGCAGATGATGACATGCAGG CAGTGGCAGAGTCTGAAGATCCAGTAAAGCTGAAATTAGCACTAAAAGTGTGCAGAGAGGATCTGACCAAAGCCCAGGTGGAGCTGAACCGCTTACGTGCTGAATATGGAGATGTTGTCCCACGCAGGGACTGGGAAAGTCTGGATCGGTGTCATCAGGAGAATGTTCAGAAG CTTGAGACCCTGCAAACAGACTTTGATCAAATGAAGACTGAATATAACACACTGCTGGAAGTGCATAAACAGGTCTTATTAGAAAGAGACAGTTTCCAAGCAGAACTTGAGGTTTTCCAAGGATCATCCACCCCAAGGCCTGACTGGGAATGCTGTGCAG ATATACTTGGGGGAAGCGAACGCTGGAAAGAACACTTTGAATGCCAATCTAGCCAGCAGCGACTCATGGTTTTACTAGAGAATCTTGCAGAAAAGGCCTCTAAAGAATTCTTTCAAGGACGG GGCACTGGAAGCGATGTACCTGTTTTCCTGCACTACGAGGGTCAGTTAAAGAACGTCCGACTGAAGAAAGCTGATGTTGTGAGGATCATTAAAGAGGtcatgaaagagaaagatgcTGCAGATGAGGAG CTAGGAATGTGCAGTGATCTTCCAGAGTTTCTGCATAAGTATTTGGAAAGACAGCATGGGGATCATGCTGGAGACTGGGCATATAGCTTGATGGAGACCATTCATCGTCACCTAAAGGATGAACTTATCAGTCTCTTCAATGACATTCTCTCAGGAGAG GTGGATGAGAGTCTGTACCATGGACAGATTCACCTGGTTACTCATTTACTGAAGATGCTGGTTCAAAGTGACACAGCTGAGAGTGGGATACTCTCTGTTTCTGAATTTAG AGAAGCCTTGAGGAAAGCATTTCCCCTGAAGAATGAAAACGACCTAGGCGAGCTGGTGAATACTGCTCAAGCTGAACTTGACAACGCTGAAGGAAGCCTTGTTTATCAGAAACTTTTCATTGAG GATTCAGATGGGAAGAACAGGGGCTTTCTGAGCCTGTTGAAAAAGCAGGCCACTGCTGAGAGACACCACTACATAAACCAACTAAAGACACAGCTGGAAGGAAAAcg AGAGGTGGATGTGGCAGAACTGAGGACAGGTTTCAAAGCGATTGATCCATCAATTGATTCTAAAGCACTGGATAATCACGTGTGCTTTGCGTTTATGGCGAAAATAGAGAACCTGAACCAAGCACAGCCTATTGACACCGAGATTGCCCTGCAGCGCCTCTTAGCGGCTGATGTGAACAGAGTTGGTCCTCCACCTTCACACTTAAATTAA
- the tsnaxip1 gene encoding translin-associated factor X-interacting protein 1 isoform X4, with product MSIPVETRLPPLILSKRQRSPTMHSHDYGRDYVPIQQSNAHGYLTVLRKLRDGGANGFLSTWPAHVTSQTVHPRHRSFNTKDIKNHGCSDEFSGQVGKPRFLMQLEDYLKRELQTLDLQQPKVQERRLQTYREVFDCFIEDFKTYKPLLTAIKNEYEATLAYMRDQIRELEPLRTQLVLVSEQCERRILALREEERAEMKAMKENKKRLHRIIEDMREKQSALEAQVCRLQKDLAAQYLAYRDEYDARKLLIANISSMSYATEEEADDDMQVAESEDPVKLKLALKVCREDLTKAQVELNRLRAEYGDVVPRRDWESLDRCHQENVQKLETLQTDFDQMKTEYNTLLEVHKQVLLERDSFQAELEVFQGSSTPRPDWECCADILGGSERWKEHFECQSSQQRLMVLLENLAEKASKEFFQGRGTGSDVPVFLHYEGQLKNVRLKKADVVRIIKEVMKEKDAADEELGMCSDLPEFLHKYLERQHGDHAGDWAYSLMETIHRHLKDELISLFNDILSGEVDESLYHGQIHLVTHLLKMLVQSDTAESGILSVSEFREALRKAFPLKNENDLGELVNTAQAELDNAEGSLVYQKLFIEDSDGKNRGFLSLLKKQATAERHHYINQLKTQLEGKREVDVAELRTGFKAIDPSIDSKALDNHVCFAFMAKIENLNQAQPIDTEIALQRLLAADVNRVGPPPSHLN from the exons ATGTCGATTCCAGTGGAAACAAGATTACCACCGTTAATCTTGTCAAAAAGGCAAAG ATCTCCAACAATGCATTCACATGATTATGGAAGGGACTATGTGCCAATACAGCAGAGCAATGCCCATGGATACCTGACTGTGCTCAGAAAACTGCGA GATGGCGGCGCCAATGGCTTCCTGTCCACCTGGCCAGCTCATGTGACTTCACAAACTGTCCATCCAAGACACAGAAGTTTCAACACAAAAGATATCAAGAATCATGG ATGCAGTGATGAGTTCAGTGGACAAGTGGGGAAGCCACGATTTCTCATGCAATTGGAAGATTATTTGAAGAGAGAACTGCAGACTTTGGATTTGCAACAGCCAAAAGTCCAGGAGAGAAGACTCCAG ACTTATCGGGAAGTGTTCGACTGTTTCATTGAGGACTTCAAAACATACAAGCCATTGTTGACAGCCataaaaaatgaatatgaaGCCACTCTGG CATACATGCGAGACCAAATCCGCGAGCTTGAGCCCCTGAGGACTCAACTGGTGCTGGTATCGGAGCAGTGTGAGAGGCGCATCTTGGCtctgagggaagaggagagggctgAGATGAAGGCAATGAAAGAGAACAAGAAGCGTCTGCACAGGATCATTGAGGacatgagagagaaacagagtgctCTGGAGGCCCAG GTGTGTCGCCTACAAAAGGATCTGGCTGCCCAGTATCTGGCATACAGAGACGAATATGATGCTCGCAAACTGCTTATAGCTAACATCAGCAGTATGAGTTATGCTACAGAGGAGGAGGCAGATGATGACATGCAGG TGGCAGAGTCTGAAGATCCAGTAAAGCTGAAATTAGCACTAAAAGTGTGCAGAGAGGATCTGACCAAAGCCCAGGTGGAGCTGAACCGCTTACGTGCTGAATATGGAGATGTTGTCCCACGCAGGGACTGGGAAAGTCTGGATCGGTGTCATCAGGAGAATGTTCAGAAG CTTGAGACCCTGCAAACAGACTTTGATCAAATGAAGACTGAATATAACACACTGCTGGAAGTGCATAAACAGGTCTTATTAGAAAGAGACAGTTTCCAAGCAGAACTTGAGGTTTTCCAAGGATCATCCACCCCAAGGCCTGACTGGGAATGCTGTGCAG ATATACTTGGGGGAAGCGAACGCTGGAAAGAACACTTTGAATGCCAATCTAGCCAGCAGCGACTCATGGTTTTACTAGAGAATCTTGCAGAAAAGGCCTCTAAAGAATTCTTTCAAGGACGG GGCACTGGAAGCGATGTACCTGTTTTCCTGCACTACGAGGGTCAGTTAAAGAACGTCCGACTGAAGAAAGCTGATGTTGTGAGGATCATTAAAGAGGtcatgaaagagaaagatgcTGCAGATGAGGAG CTAGGAATGTGCAGTGATCTTCCAGAGTTTCTGCATAAGTATTTGGAAAGACAGCATGGGGATCATGCTGGAGACTGGGCATATAGCTTGATGGAGACCATTCATCGTCACCTAAAGGATGAACTTATCAGTCTCTTCAATGACATTCTCTCAGGAGAG GTGGATGAGAGTCTGTACCATGGACAGATTCACCTGGTTACTCATTTACTGAAGATGCTGGTTCAAAGTGACACAGCTGAGAGTGGGATACTCTCTGTTTCTGAATTTAG AGAAGCCTTGAGGAAAGCATTTCCCCTGAAGAATGAAAACGACCTAGGCGAGCTGGTGAATACTGCTCAAGCTGAACTTGACAACGCTGAAGGAAGCCTTGTTTATCAGAAACTTTTCATTGAG GATTCAGATGGGAAGAACAGGGGCTTTCTGAGCCTGTTGAAAAAGCAGGCCACTGCTGAGAGACACCACTACATAAACCAACTAAAGACACAGCTGGAAGGAAAAcg AGAGGTGGATGTGGCAGAACTGAGGACAGGTTTCAAAGCGATTGATCCATCAATTGATTCTAAAGCACTGGATAATCACGTGTGCTTTGCGTTTATGGCGAAAATAGAGAACCTGAACCAAGCACAGCCTATTGACACCGAGATTGCCCTGCAGCGCCTCTTAGCGGCTGATGTGAACAGAGTTGGTCCTCCACCTTCACACTTAAATTAA
- the thap11 gene encoding THAP domain-containing protein 11: MPGFTCCVPGCYNNSQRDRDLRFYTFPKDTTQREIWLKNISRSGVKGCFSTFQPTTGHRVCSEHFAGGRKTYTIRIPTIFPLRGVNEKRSRRGRGRGRKTPAVLPSVTSVVSTPANLSTPDDVTQFTNTEEQDGQNGHDTKPVDLTVQADETCVTTMVSCAATVSDDMNLQLVETALSAAKSASIRNTLDVGTASALDHAYSLPCGTTSSDLLRKLNEQRDIIALMEVKMKELKTTLHHLKVSEAKLMEEIRERDGLLSKCFAQKPYEIDVVL; encoded by the coding sequence ATGCCTGGATTTACGTGCTGCGTTCCTGGCTGTTACAACAACTCCCAACGTGACCGGGACCTTCGCTTCTACACATTTCCAAAGGataccacacagagagagatttggCTGAAGAACATCTCCAGGAGCGGGGTTAAAGGGTGTTTTAGTACCTTCCAGCCCACCACGGGCCATCGAGTGTGCAGTGAACACTTTGCTGGCGGCAGAAAGACTTATACGATTCGAATCCCAACTATATTTCCACTTAGGGGCGTGAATGAGAAAAGGAGCCGAAGAGGAAGGGGCAGAGGTAGGAAAACACCCGCTGTTTTGCCCTCGGTCACCAGTGTCGTCTCTACACCTGCAAACCTTTCCACTCCAGACGATGTAACGCAATTTACCAATACAGAAGAGCAGGATGGGCAAAATGGGCATGATACGAAACCGGTGGACCTTACCGTACAGGCCGACGAAACTTGTGTAACTACAATGGTATCCTGTGCGGCTACAGTGTCTGACGACATGAACCTTCAGTTGGTAGAGACTGCGCTGAGTGCTGCTAAAAGCGCTTCGATTCGCAACACATTAGACGTGGGCACGGCAAGCGCCTTGGATCACGCATATTCTCTACCCTGTGGTACAACTTCTTCTGACCTGTTGCGAAAGCTGAATGAGCAACGGGACATCATCGCTTTGATGGAAGTAAAAATGAAGGAGCTGAAAACCACCCTTCATCATTTAAAAGTATCCGAGGCCAAGCTAATGGAAGAaatcagagagagggatggattgCTGTCCAAATGTTTCGCTCAGAAACCCTACGAGATTGACGTTGTCCTATAA